Proteins from a genomic interval of Nautilia sp. PV-1:
- a CDS encoding NADH-quinone oxidoreductase subunit N, with protein MSFIILIAAGLLVPVFYKSNIFIAKLIAIVAFIASAVMIYNGMSLNDVFPFFVLDSSTQLMEYVLLATLAAVTLSLTGFERPLIAQMLFVAGASIAILETDNFFLFIVLFEVIAIISYVLVANIRNFYNAEGAIKAFIAGAVASGIILLGFALFSFVTDSFTYAEMNVHGKFTLIAVAIMLAGIFYKLTVVPMHGWAADAYSQVNHAAAAILSGVIKSVMLVAVFKAFYKFLIAYPTSTVLIFSFFAILTMTLANFMALWQKRISKILAYSSIAHSGYALIPFAAAASVYSYTGVLYYAIAYIFMQTSVFLILNDLRRESGVKYLEDIKGLGAKAPVHALFFTIQLFSLAGIPLLAGFLSKAVAFYAGIDAGLWPIVLIALLNSALAVAYYAWIVKHIYFDKPVEGTIKKITISSGSLIGQLILLIGTIYFGIVAAQVFNTTISM; from the coding sequence ATGAGTTTTATAATATTAATAGCAGCGGGATTACTTGTACCGGTTTTTTATAAAAGCAACATTTTTATTGCAAAACTTATTGCAATTGTCGCTTTTATTGCTAGTGCGGTAATGATTTACAACGGAATGAGTTTAAATGACGTATTTCCGTTTTTTGTGTTGGACAGTTCAACTCAGTTGATGGAATATGTACTGTTGGCGACATTAGCCGCGGTTACACTTTCGTTAACAGGTTTTGAAAGACCTCTGATTGCGCAGATGCTTTTTGTAGCAGGTGCGAGTATTGCAATTTTAGAGACTGACAATTTCTTTTTATTTATAGTTTTATTTGAAGTGATTGCAATTATTTCATATGTTTTAGTTGCAAATATCAGAAACTTTTACAATGCTGAGGGTGCAATAAAAGCATTTATCGCGGGTGCGGTAGCCAGCGGTATTATTTTGCTTGGTTTTGCTTTGTTCAGTTTTGTAACAGACAGTTTTACTTATGCGGAAATGAACGTTCACGGTAAATTTACCTTAATTGCCGTAGCTATTATGCTTGCGGGTATTTTTTACAAACTTACAGTTGTACCAATGCACGGTTGGGCAGCGGATGCATATTCTCAGGTCAACCACGCTGCCGCTGCGATACTGAGCGGTGTTATTAAAAGTGTAATGTTAGTAGCCGTATTTAAAGCATTTTACAAGTTTTTAATCGCATATCCTACTTCAACAGTTTTAATTTTCAGTTTTTTTGCGATTTTGACTATGACATTAGCAAACTTCATGGCCTTATGGCAAAAAAGAATATCTAAAATACTTGCATATTCATCAATCGCACACAGCGGTTATGCATTAATTCCGTTTGCGGCTGCCGCAAGTGTATATTCATATACGGGTGTACTTTATTATGCGATTGCATATATATTTATGCAGACAAGCGTATTTTTAATTTTAAATGACTTGAGAAGAGAATCAGGTGTAAAATATTTAGAAGATATTAAAGGACTTGGCGCAAAAGCTCCTGTACATGCTTTATTCTTTACCATTCAGCTGTTTTCACTTGCGGGTATTCCTCTATTGGCAGGATTTTTATCTAAAGCGGTTGCGTTTTATGCAGGTATAGATGCTGGATTATGGCCGATTGTTTTAATTGCGTTGTTAAATTCAGCCCTAGCGGTTGCATATTACGCATGGATAGTTAAACATATTTATTTTGACAAGCCTGTTGAAGGAACTATTAAAAAAATAACAATTTCAAGCGGAAGTCTTATAGGGCAGCTTATACTGTTAATCGGAACTATTTACTTCGGTATAGTAGCAGCTCAAGTATTTAACACTACAATTTCAATGTAG
- a CDS encoding complex I subunit 1 family protein, whose protein sequence is MSVGAMLFYILVFPGLLFLLAWTFFVFYFARKTLAYIHKRVGPHFNGPAGTLQTVFDVFKLLTKESITPKSADPYLFNIIPIITPLVAALPVILIPWTPLINNGHGILDTNYGVLGLVVLIGVEPFLLFLTGFGSNNKYSFLGGMRILAQMLSMEAPFFLSALAPALLFGTMNLYEIQSMNTWLTTLILLPGAIIFIIAMLGILEQPPFHIPDAEQEIVYGFYTEYAGTNYVLLKFAEFTEMLVVSAAAVVLFFGGYRGLFFDSFWWLFLKIALLAVVMVAIRASNPRLRLDQMLKFCWSWLTPLAILNLVWIIFAKIYILGA, encoded by the coding sequence ATGAGTGTTGGAGCAATGTTATTTTACATTTTGGTATTTCCGGGTCTTCTGTTTTTATTAGCATGGACGTTTTTCGTATTTTATTTCGCAAGAAAAACGCTCGCTTATATACATAAAAGGGTTGGTCCGCATTTTAATGGTCCTGCAGGAACGCTGCAGACAGTATTTGACGTATTTAAATTATTGACTAAAGAATCTATCACTCCTAAGAGTGCGGACCCTTATCTATTTAATATCATTCCAATAATTACGCCTTTGGTTGCCGCGCTTCCGGTTATACTTATACCTTGGACGCCTCTGATTAATAACGGGCACGGTATTTTAGATACAAATTACGGTGTTTTGGGACTTGTTGTATTAATCGGTGTTGAGCCGTTTTTATTATTCCTTACAGGTTTCGGTTCAAACAATAAATACTCATTTCTTGGCGGTATGAGGATTTTGGCTCAGATGCTTTCGATGGAAGCGCCGTTTTTCCTTTCGGCATTAGCTCCTGCTTTGCTGTTCGGAACAATGAATTTATATGAAATTCAGTCAATGAATACTTGGCTTACTACACTGATTTTATTGCCAGGGGCAATTATATTCATTATTGCCATGCTAGGTATTCTTGAACAGCCTCCGTTTCATATTCCTGATGCTGAACAGGAAATTGTATACGGTTTTTATACGGAATATGCCGGTACAAACTACGTACTTTTAAAATTTGCTGAATTTACAGAAATGCTTGTTGTTTCAGCTGCAGCTGTAGTATTGTTTTTCGGAGGATACAGAGGGCTGTTTTTTGACAGTTTCTGGTGGCTGTTTTTGAAAATAGCTCTTTTAGCAGTGGTAATGGTTGCAATTAGGGCAAGTAACCCGAGATTAAGACTTGACCAAATGCTTAAGTTCTGTTGGAGCTGGCTGACTCCTTTGGCAATTCTAAACTTAGTTTGGATAATTTTTGCGAAAATATATATTTTAGGAGCATAA
- a CDS encoding NADH-quinone oxidoreductase subunit J — MSVLILALAVILAVMSLTQKNTVPAVLAFVLMMFLLGIYYILMDEKLLGLFQIFVYTGGIVVLTLFGVTVIGAKFPKFEIRPWAVAIVTVVVIGLLIIPFILPPIPYEGKAIPLKDQVKVFTDFYAEIAIFMGVVAASVLYGSIRMLHTLKHEKE; from the coding sequence ATGAGTGTATTAATACTTGCATTGGCGGTAATTCTTGCAGTAATGTCGTTAACACAAAAAAACACGGTTCCTGCCGTGCTTGCTTTTGTGCTGATGATGTTTTTGCTGGGTATTTACTATATTTTAATGGATGAAAAACTTTTAGGTTTATTTCAAATATTTGTATATACCGGAGGTATTGTTGTATTGACGCTTTTCGGTGTAACTGTTATCGGTGCGAAATTTCCTAAATTTGAAATCAGACCTTGGGCTGTTGCTATTGTAACGGTTGTAGTAATCGGTTTATTGATAATTCCGTTTATTTTACCTCCTATTCCGTATGAAGGGAAAGCTATTCCTTTAAAAGACCAGGTTAAGGTATTTACTGATTTTTATGCTGAAATAGCAATTTTTATGGGTGTTGTAGCTGCTAGCGTATTGTACGGTAGTATTAGAATGCTGCATACACTAAAACATGAAAAGGAATAA
- a CDS encoding 4Fe-4S binding protein, protein MFFNVVEKIIRVTKAFKEPRVATKDVTHETMHQSPVFRGKHEIRYDICTGCEACAKICPVDAIIMEPLPIKRPKALPEVNLGICIFCGLCEDVCPTKPEKAIKLSGGTFEMITGGTDDDIKNYWVKPEVPAEWIEQKKKEEEEKARKKAEMLAKKKAEAEAKKKAEAEAKAKEEAEKSAENTEASKGDA, encoded by the coding sequence ATGTTTTTTAATGTTGTAGAAAAAATAATAAGGGTTACAAAAGCTTTTAAAGAGCCGAGAGTTGCTACTAAAGACGTTACTCATGAAACAATGCATCAATCTCCTGTTTTTAGGGGTAAACATGAAATCAGATATGATATCTGTACAGGATGTGAAGCCTGTGCAAAAATCTGTCCGGTTGATGCGATTATAATGGAGCCTCTGCCGATTAAAAGACCTAAAGCTTTGCCTGAAGTTAATTTGGGTATATGTATATTCTGCGGACTTTGTGAAGACGTGTGTCCGACAAAACCGGAAAAAGCCATCAAACTAAGCGGCGGTACGTTCGAAATGATTACCGGAGGTACCGATGATGATATTAAGAATTACTGGGTTAAACCGGAAGTTCCGGCTGAATGGATAGAACAAAAGAAAAAAGAAGAAGAAGAAAAAGCTAGAAAAAAAGCTGAAATGCTTGCTAAGAAAAAAGCGGAAGCCGAAGCTAAGAAAAAGGCTGAAGCAGAAGCAAAAGCAAAAGAAGAAGCTGAGAAGTCTGCTGAAAATACTGAAGCTTCTAAAGGAGATGCATAA
- a CDS encoding NADH-quinone oxidoreductase subunit K, with the protein MVNFYIDAIFAIILFGVGLYGVTSKSDFLKIFFSLEILLNAVILFLASAAYHFGLTRGLAVAYVIIVIATLEAAAGVLIFLLSYRITGEIIPDKLDKAVSDE; encoded by the coding sequence ATGGTTAATTTTTATATAGATGCAATATTTGCAATTATACTGTTCGGAGTAGGTTTGTACGGAGTTACAAGTAAAAGCGATTTTTTAAAGATTTTCTTTTCACTTGAAATACTGCTAAATGCAGTAATTCTGTTTTTAGCTAGTGCGGCATATCATTTCGGTCTTACAAGAGGACTGGCGGTTGCATACGTAATTATAGTGATCGCAACACTTGAAGCGGCTGCCGGAGTGCTTATTTTCTTATTAAGCTATAGAATTACCGGCGAAATTATTCCAGATAAACTAGATAAGGCGGTGAGCGATGAATAA
- a CDS encoding NADH-quinone oxidoreductase subunit L → MNNAVLILLCAPFLGAVLAYILGKIKINLAFWVAEIVGAMLFLASIVIFINYSDTPINIDYTWISYGDLKLPFGIYIDHLSIVMLLIATGLGFADIHFAHDYMGDDPDQPRYYAKVLFFIGGMILLVITKDLIGAFVGWEFMGLASYALISFWYYKNSAADAGMQAFLYTRFGDIFILAAIGLLVYYTGTVNLVELNEMANAGEISKNVALVVALFIFMGAIGKSGQFPLYPWLMNAMEGPTTVSALIHGATMVNSGIYIVARLFDFFHYTDALFIVANVAALSAFIGATSALVQKEIKKILAYSTMSHLSIAFVGLGVGSLAAGMLHLVNHAIFKALLFLSAGAVIYIAHHTKDAWKLGGLIKTAPFVALFMAMGSLSLAGVPPFSGFFSKEAVIASAWAHGNEFTKVFVTIAALLSIGYITRLWVLIFLGEPRNEDIAGSVHTPSNLWIRLPLGILAFVTLFISIWQSDIVSFILNGKEMVEPHIAGLTAFMLTGMMIIFLIVVGLYVKGLNLLYKIASHHFVQTIHQILFNGYYVEKMITWISKTIVVNAVAKAARWFDTNVIDYLVNATVPASQGVYKVLRAGHSGKIGTYMGQFVIGVAIIVIAILIIVKGL, encoded by the coding sequence ATGAATAATGCAGTATTAATATTATTGTGCGCACCGTTTTTAGGTGCGGTGTTAGCTTACATTTTAGGAAAAATTAAAATAAATTTAGCGTTTTGGGTAGCTGAAATAGTAGGTGCAATGCTGTTTTTGGCCAGTATTGTGATTTTTATTAATTACAGTGATACTCCGATAAATATTGATTATACATGGATATCGTACGGGGATTTAAAACTGCCGTTTGGTATTTATATTGATCATTTAAGTATAGTGATGTTACTGATTGCAACAGGTTTAGGCTTTGCTGATATACACTTTGCGCATGATTATATGGGTGATGATCCTGATCAGCCTAGATACTATGCAAAAGTTTTATTTTTTATTGGAGGTATGATTTTACTCGTAATTACAAAAGATTTAATCGGTGCCTTCGTAGGCTGGGAATTCATGGGGCTTGCGTCTTATGCACTGATTAGTTTCTGGTATTATAAAAATTCTGCAGCCGATGCGGGTATGCAGGCGTTTTTATATACGAGATTCGGTGATATATTCATTTTAGCGGCTATAGGTTTGCTTGTTTATTATACAGGTACTGTTAATTTGGTTGAGCTGAATGAAATGGCAAATGCAGGTGAAATTTCTAAAAATGTTGCATTGGTTGTAGCACTGTTTATATTTATGGGTGCTATCGGTAAATCAGGTCAGTTTCCTCTTTATCCGTGGCTTATGAACGCTATGGAAGGTCCGACAACAGTATCGGCGTTAATCCACGGTGCGACAATGGTTAACTCAGGTATATATATTGTTGCTAGATTATTTGACTTCTTCCATTATACTGATGCGTTATTTATTGTGGCTAACGTTGCTGCACTTTCAGCGTTTATAGGAGCGACAAGTGCGCTTGTACAAAAAGAGATCAAAAAAATACTTGCGTATTCAACAATGTCGCATTTGTCTATAGCATTCGTAGGATTAGGTGTCGGCAGTTTAGCTGCAGGAATGCTTCATTTGGTAAATCATGCTATTTTTAAAGCACTTTTATTCTTAAGTGCTGGTGCCGTTATATATATAGCACACCATACAAAAGACGCATGGAAACTGGGAGGTTTAATTAAAACCGCTCCGTTTGTTGCGTTGTTTATGGCAATGGGATCACTTTCACTTGCAGGTGTTCCGCCGTTTAGCGGTTTCTTTTCTAAAGAAGCGGTAATTGCTTCAGCATGGGCTCATGGAAATGAATTTACAAAAGTGTTCGTTACAATTGCTGCGCTGTTGTCAATCGGATACATTACAAGACTTTGGGTACTTATTTTCTTAGGCGAACCTAGAAATGAAGATATAGCGGGTAGTGTACATACGCCTAGCAATCTTTGGATAAGACTGCCTCTCGGAATATTGGCGTTTGTCACTCTGTTTATATCAATCTGGCAAAGCGATATTGTAAGCTTTATATTAAACGGTAAAGAAATGGTAGAACCGCATATTGCAGGTCTTACCGCATTTATGCTTACAGGTATGATGATTATTTTCTTAATTGTTGTTGGGCTTTATGTAAAAGGCCTCAATCTTTTATATAAAATTGCATCTCATCATTTTGTACAGACAATCCATCAGATTTTATTCAACGGATATTATGTTGAAAAAATGATTACATGGATATCAAAAACCATAGTTGTAAACGCTGTGGCTAAGGCAGCAAGATGGTTTGATACAAATGTAATAGATTATCTTGTAAACGCGACAGTGCCGGCTTCGCAGGGCGTATATAAAGTATTAAGAGCCGGACACAGCGGTAAAATCGGTACTTATATGGGTCAATTCGTTATCGGTGTTGCGATAATCGTTATTGCAATCTTAATAATTGTAAAGGGTCTATGA
- a CDS encoding NADH-quinone oxidoreductase subunit B: MLKVLDFFNYARSKSPWIVHFCSGCCSLEMLAAMGPRYDWERYGYIMTPTPRQADIMFITGLVSKKILPALLRTYEQMPEPRYVVAIGACAYDGGPYNDSVSVIKNMTEILPADVFVAGCPPRPEAIIAGLEELKEKIKRGEPSASSQGGLWKQMKF; encoded by the coding sequence ATGCTAAAAGTTCTTGATTTTTTTAATTATGCAAGGAGTAAATCTCCTTGGATTGTACATTTTTGTAGCGGATGCTGTTCGCTGGAAATGCTTGCGGCTATGGGGCCTAGATATGACTGGGAAAGATACGGATACATAATGACCCCGACGCCGAGACAGGCGGATATTATGTTTATTACGGGGCTGGTAAGTAAAAAAATACTTCCGGCGCTTCTTAGAACATATGAACAGATGCCTGAACCTAGATATGTGGTTGCGATCGGAGCTTGCGCATATGACGGAGGTCCTTACAACGATTCGGTTTCCGTTATTAAAAACATGACGGAAATTCTTCCGGCAGATGTGTTTGTAGCCGGCTGTCCGCCAAGACCTGAAGCTATTATCGCAGGGCTGGAGGAACTTAAAGAAAAAATCAAAAGAGGAGAGCCCAGCGCGTCAAGCCAGGGCGGACTCTGGAAACAAATGAAATTTTAA
- a CDS encoding NADH-quinone oxidoreductase subunit C — translation MENIKNILNKFDMEYVEDYKPTWVKAKLKNKEDLLEVVEALKEAGVKTCSTVSPTDFIDENKIEVNYFLEDLFNKKNVWLKVDVERDLDKCEIDSITPLMPSADWHELEAYSTFGVKFKGHPNLRYFLISRDYYGKFPFRKDFDWKAHEEHLIQNINDITEEYFEEYDENEENLGHEGSRTVLNWGPTHPASGPIRLKVYVNGENIERVEPDIGYVWRALEHLAERKDFIGTIVAVERICFMDNPNPMICYSQAVEEIAGKEITDFAKYMRVILGETGRIASHLISMGGFFGTMGLHTFMMWCLDIREYFLDVLEDYSGARIATACVEPGGVRYPLNDYKAWFEGINKAIKKFEDTKADITDIFMKNPLMNTRAKGNGIFTLEDVAEYYLAGPIARASGAKIDVRIDEPYAAYDKLEMDYVNCDTGDARDRLLIIFKELEQAMDLIKQAMAKIEEGIEAGEMDPKKDHLVKMPRRMPAGEAVSRIEWARGEILMHLVTQDKSTSPYRLKIKAPSVNHTMMLNKLLKGKTLSDIPLLYGSMHICQGDLDR, via the coding sequence ATGGAGAATATTAAAAATATTTTAAATAAATTCGACATGGAATATGTTGAAGATTATAAACCTACATGGGTTAAAGCTAAACTTAAAAACAAAGAAGATTTGTTAGAAGTTGTAGAAGCTTTAAAAGAAGCGGGTGTAAAAACATGTTCAACTGTTTCACCAACCGATTTTATTGATGAGAACAAAATAGAAGTAAATTACTTTTTAGAAGATCTTTTTAACAAAAAGAATGTTTGGCTGAAAGTTGACGTTGAAAGAGATCTTGATAAATGTGAAATCGATTCGATTACTCCTTTAATGCCTAGCGCAGACTGGCATGAGCTAGAGGCATATTCTACTTTCGGGGTTAAATTTAAAGGCCATCCGAATTTAAGATATTTCTTAATCAGCCGTGACTATTACGGTAAATTTCCGTTTAGAAAAGATTTTGACTGGAAAGCGCATGAAGAGCATCTGATCCAAAATATCAACGATATTACAGAAGAATATTTTGAAGAATATGATGAAAATGAAGAAAATCTCGGGCATGAAGGAAGCAGAACGGTTCTTAACTGGGGACCTACGCATCCTGCCAGCGGACCTATAAGATTAAAAGTATATGTAAACGGTGAAAATATTGAAAGAGTAGAGCCGGATATCGGTTACGTATGGCGTGCTCTTGAACATTTGGCGGAAAGAAAAGATTTTATAGGAACTATTGTAGCGGTTGAGAGAATCTGTTTTATGGATAATCCAAATCCAATGATTTGCTATTCACAGGCTGTTGAGGAAATAGCAGGAAAAGAAATTACCGATTTCGCTAAATACATGAGAGTGATTTTAGGAGAAACCGGAAGAATAGCTTCCCACTTGATTTCAATGGGAGGCTTCTTCGGTACAATGGGGCTTCATACGTTTATGATGTGGTGTCTTGACATAAGAGAATATTTCTTGGATGTATTGGAAGATTATTCCGGCGCAAGAATCGCCACTGCATGTGTAGAACCGGGAGGAGTGAGATACCCGCTAAACGATTATAAAGCATGGTTTGAAGGAATAAATAAGGCCATTAAAAAATTTGAAGACACAAAAGCGGATATTACTGATATTTTTATGAAAAACCCTCTAATGAATACAAGGGCTAAAGGTAACGGTATATTCACTCTTGAAGATGTTGCGGAATATTATCTGGCTGGGCCTATTGCCAGAGCCAGCGGTGCAAAAATAGATGTGAGAATCGACGAACCTTATGCAGCGTATGACAAATTGGAAATGGATTATGTAAATTGTGATACAGGTGATGCCAGAGACAGACTTTTAATTATATTCAAAGAATTAGAACAGGCAATGGATCTTATCAAGCAGGCAATGGCAAAAATAGAAGAAGGTATTGAAGCAGGTGAAATGGATCCTAAAAAAGACCATCTTGTAAAAATGCCTAGAAGAATGCCGGCAGGCGAAGCCGTTTCAAGAATTGAATGGGCTAGGGGCGAAATATTAATGCATCTTGTTACACAGGATAAATCAACAAGTCCTTACAGACTTAAAATTAAAGCGCCTAGCGTAAACCATACGATGATGCTAAACAAACTATTAAAAGGTAAAACCCTTTCAGATATTCCGTTACTGTACGGAAGTATGCATATCTGTCAGGGTGACCTGGATAGATAA
- a CDS encoding NuoM family protein encodes MVAVDIIFAPIFLSVLLYFLTRNNQELAKYIALGWFIVQFFIAFSWYNALPQEGFLELGTYLSVPQFGFDLTLRVDALSVAMLLLTAALLILVVFTSWEEKNQAAYFSLLVLFSGPIFGVFMTTNVLWFFMFWELTLVPMFFLVGFWGGERRIYAAVKFFLYTHVASMFMFVGFYLLFKQTGYWDLTLIRETALATPALIWWFMFIGFAAKLPAFPFHTWLPDAHVEAPSSISVLLAGVLLKMGAYGLIRFTVELMPITTQEFAKWMLIIGLNTTLFAGMLAIYERHIKRMVAYSSISHMGLVVVAIATMSYDGLSAALYEMIGHALVISPLFLIAGWMHHKTHTWYMDEMGGIMKKAPYASAIFILAGMAALGLPGTMGFVGELTIIVSAIKSFGWWIAVIAIASLISAGYIIWAVRRSIHGEMSPLVQKVEFTMSFPEKAALAIFALLIVYFGIQPQPIFDLANKAFSFLGGM; translated from the coding sequence ATGGTGGCTGTAGATATTATATTTGCACCGATCTTTTTATCGGTATTACTCTATTTTTTAACGAGAAACAATCAGGAGCTTGCTAAATATATAGCTCTCGGCTGGTTTATAGTACAGTTTTTTATCGCATTCAGTTGGTACAATGCTCTTCCTCAAGAAGGCTTTTTGGAACTTGGAACATATTTGAGCGTTCCGCAGTTCGGATTTGATTTGACGCTGAGAGTCGATGCGCTTAGTGTCGCAATGTTACTGCTTACGGCCGCATTGTTGATTTTGGTTGTATTTACTTCATGGGAAGAAAAAAACCAGGCAGCGTATTTCAGTCTGCTTGTACTATTCAGCGGACCAATTTTTGGCGTATTTATGACAACAAACGTTTTATGGTTCTTTATGTTCTGGGAACTTACATTAGTACCGATGTTTTTCCTTGTAGGTTTTTGGGGCGGAGAGAGAAGAATTTATGCGGCGGTTAAATTCTTCTTGTATACACACGTTGCAAGTATGTTTATGTTTGTCGGTTTTTATCTTCTGTTTAAACAGACAGGATACTGGGATTTAACACTAATAAGAGAAACCGCTTTAGCGACTCCTGCATTAATATGGTGGTTTATGTTTATAGGGTTTGCGGCAAAACTTCCTGCATTTCCATTCCATACATGGCTGCCTGACGCACACGTTGAAGCGCCTAGCAGTATTTCAGTATTGCTTGCGGGTGTTTTACTTAAAATGGGCGCTTACGGTTTAATAAGATTTACTGTAGAGTTAATGCCGATAACTACTCAGGAATTTGCAAAATGGATGCTTATAATCGGTCTTAATACTACCTTGTTTGCCGGAATGCTGGCTATTTACGAAAGACATATCAAAAGAATGGTTGCTTACAGCTCGATTTCGCATATGGGACTTGTAGTGGTTGCCATTGCTACAATGAGTTATGACGGTTTAAGCGCAGCTCTTTATGAAATGATCGGGCACGCTCTTGTTATTTCTCCGTTATTTTTAATTGCGGGATGGATGCATCATAAAACGCATACATGGTATATGGATGAAATGGGCGGAATTATGAAAAAAGCTCCTTATGCGAGTGCTATATTTATATTAGCAGGTATGGCTGCATTGGGTCTGCCTGGCACAATGGGATTTGTAGGTGAACTTACTATTATAGTATCGGCTATTAAATCATTCGGATGGTGGATAGCTGTGATAGCAATAGCTTCACTAATCAGTGCCGGATATATTATCTGGGCTGTAAGAAGATCTATTCACGGTGAAATGTCACCGCTTGTACAAAAAGTAGAATTTACTATGAGTTTTCCTGAAAAAGCTGCATTGGCAATTTTTGCGTTGTTGATTGTTTATTTCGGTATTCAACCACAGCCGATATTTGATTTAGCAAATAAAGCATTTAGCTTTCTTGGAGGTATGTAA
- a CDS encoding class II 3-deoxy-7-phosphoheptulonate synthase, protein MDWTKNSWRNKPIKQQPVYEDQEKLKQVEKELSKYPPLVFAGEVRSLKKDLAKVCEGKAFLLQGGDCAESFAEFDANNIRDMFKVMMQMAVVLTFAGGLPVVKIGRIAGQFAKPRSSDYEEKNGVKLPSYRGDIINSIEFTPEARKADPERMLKAYNQSAATMNLLRAFARGGLADLRKIHKWTLDFVKESPQAHKFEELADRITESLKFMEAVGINPENTPKLRETTLYTSHEALLLNYEEALTRQDSLTEEWYDCSAHMLWIGDRTRDPNEAHVEFLRGVKNPVGVKAGPTMTPEGLLEIIEKLNPENEPGRINIIVRMGADKIENEFPKLLKAVKDAGKNVVWSIDPMHGNTVKTPNGYKTRDFNEVLREVKGYFKVHEEMGTFPGGVHLEMTGREVTECVGGSQEIKECDLERCYETHCDPRLNATQALELSFLIADLLKQAINKNPQI, encoded by the coding sequence ATGGATTGGACAAAAAACAGCTGGAGAAATAAACCAATAAAACAGCAGCCGGTATATGAAGATCAAGAGAAATTAAAACAGGTTGAAAAAGAGTTAAGTAAATATCCTCCGCTTGTATTTGCCGGGGAAGTTAGAAGTTTAAAAAAAGATTTGGCAAAAGTATGCGAAGGAAAAGCTTTTTTGCTTCAGGGTGGGGACTGTGCGGAAAGTTTTGCGGAATTTGATGCAAATAATATAAGAGATATGTTTAAAGTTATGATGCAGATGGCTGTAGTACTTACTTTTGCAGGAGGACTTCCTGTAGTAAAAATAGGCAGAATAGCCGGTCAGTTTGCGAAACCTAGAAGCAGTGATTATGAGGAGAAAAACGGAGTTAAATTACCTAGTTACAGAGGAGATATAATAAATTCTATCGAATTTACTCCTGAAGCAAGAAAAGCTGATCCGGAAAGAATGCTTAAAGCATATAACCAGTCAGCGGCCACAATGAACCTTTTAAGAGCTTTTGCGAGGGGCGGTCTTGCGGATCTTAGAAAAATACACAAATGGACACTTGATTTCGTTAAAGAATCACCGCAGGCACATAAATTTGAAGAGCTTGCAGACAGAATTACGGAAAGTCTCAAATTTATGGAAGCTGTGGGAATAAATCCTGAAAACACTCCAAAATTAAGAGAAACAACTCTTTATACGTCACATGAAGCGCTTTTACTGAATTATGAAGAAGCCCTTACAAGACAGGATTCTCTTACGGAAGAATGGTATGACTGTTCTGCACACATGCTGTGGATCGGAGACAGAACGAGAGATCCTAATGAAGCACATGTTGAATTTTTAAGGGGAGTTAAAAATCCTGTAGGCGTTAAAGCAGGGCCGACTATGACTCCGGAAGGTCTTTTGGAAATAATTGAAAAACTGAATCCTGAAAATGAACCGGGAAGAATCAATATAATCGTGAGAATGGGTGCTGATAAAATTGAAAATGAATTTCCTAAATTATTAAAAGCAGTAAAAGATGCAGGTAAAAACGTTGTATGGAGCATCGATCCGATGCACGGAAATACTGTAAAAACCCCGAACGGGTATAAAACAAGAGATTTTAACGAAGTTTTAAGAGAAGTAAAAGGCTACTTCAAAGTACATGAAGAAATGGGAACATTCCCTGGAGGAGTTCATTTGGAAATGACCGGTAGGGAAGTTACAGAATGCGTCGGCGGTTCTCAAGAAATTAAAGAATGCGATCTGGAAAGATGCTATGAGACTCACTGCGATCCTAGATTAAACGCTACGCAGGCATTAGAGCTTTCATTCTTAATTGCGGATCTTTTAAAACAGGCAATTAACAAAAATCCTCAAATTTAA